In Patescibacteria group bacterium, the genomic window TTGACAAATCAAATCCAACTTCACGCATTACATCTATTACATATTCATGAATGATTGTACCAGCCCGTTGGCCCACCTGGCTACCGGCATCCATAACGAATAATTCCGGCTTTATTTTTTTCAAAAAAGCGGCGGCCATTTGACTCCGGCCGGTATTTGATTTGCAAATGAATAATACTTTTATTGTCTTATCTTTCATAATTACAAACGTATATATAATGTAATAGTAACATTATAGAATTACAGTGGCAATTGAGGAAACAGCTTTTTTTAAAGCTGTTTTCTCTGCATCAGTGGTGTTGTGTGATGTCGAATTTTCTTAAGACAAGATTATTATTTAGGGGAATTTTTTGGGCTAATCTAGTGGTTGACAAGATTATATACTTATGATACACTACTCCGTTGACCAAAAAAAATGGTCAACTCATCAGGCCCTTGCGTAAAACAAGAAGGGAAGAAATGGAAAAAACGCTGACTTTCCAAAACAGCTTGTTCTGGAACAAGCTGGGTAAGTACCAGGTGCTAGCGGTTGTTTTGGTCTTGGCTGTTTTCTTCATCACCTTGCAAGTTGGTGATAAGGAGAGGGCCTTCACCGCCTGCGCCATTGCCGCTTTAGCCTTCACCGTCTTTGCCTTATTTTTCGCAGGCACCTTTGCGGCATTCGCGGCTTTCAGCAGCGCCGCCTGTGCCCCCTTCATATGCGCCGTCTACTTTGCCGTCTATCCCTGTGCCCCTCTCCTCAGTGCCGAATTCCGCGCCCGCGGCATCTTCGTCTTCAGCGCTCTCATAGCCTTCGTTTCCTTCATCGCCGACGTCATAGTCTGTGCTGATGGCATGGAGCGGTATAATGAAGCCAGAAAGGAAGCCGTTTGGCTTTCTTTGATAACGGAGTCAGTAGTCGTTCTTCTTCTTCTCATGTTGCTGGCACACTAGCTGGCAACACCCCCAAGAGATCCGGGTCAGAATAGGATCTTTTTTATATATTAAATTTTTTCGCTAAAAGGAAAATTCGATTTTATACAACAGACAAGCGTATGCGACGTTGGGAGTGAACAGGGTGGTAATACAGCAATGAAGATTATATAAATTCTCTGTTTTTGCGAAGTTTTTTAAGAAATTTGATGACCTAAATCCTTATTTTTTAATACCCTTATATTTTTTACCTTTTTCTAATTGATTGGCAATCCTCAGATTTTTTGCTAATTCGTTAATCATTTTATTTAAGCTGATCTGAATTTTTTGTATTGCCTCAATATCCCTTTTTGCCATCTGCAAATAATTTGGTTTTTTTGTAGTCTTTTTCATAGTCACATTGTTAACTGATTAAAATACTAAAATATTTCTCAAATATTTAATACAAATTACGCTCCAGTTCGGCAATAAATATTTCTAACCTTTTACAATTTATTCGCGTTTATTCAATTCGTCTGCTAAAGCCTGTTCAAGCTCACCTAATTTCCAAGCGAGTGTTCCGCTAGGATTTTCTTTTGGGTTTGCAGCAGGGTTTTTGAATTCGAAATCGGTGCTTTCTAAAATTCTATCTATCCTTGCCATCTCAACCGCATCTGTTCTTCTGCCTTGCTCCTGAAAGAATCTAGCCAAGTTCTCTAATATATTCTGTTTAGCAACTGGCCAAGTCGCATTAATATCTCTATCATGGAGTACATGAAAAAGTTCTCTAGGCCGCACTCTAAAGAAAAAGAAAACGCTCTTTTTTTCTTGATCTGGCGACTTTGTCTCTTCCTGCTCTGGCTCTGGAGTATTTTGATCAGGTGGCTTTTGACCGGGTATGACCATACCACTTTCTGATGGGCTCATAAATTTTTTGTTAATATTAAACTCATTTATATTTTATCACAAATAAAGATCAGCTTTCGACGTTTCTAAGATTTTATCTGCTCGAAAACGAATATTTCTCTCATCACTCTTTGATCCGGGCTAGGATTATAAATTTTATGGATTGCGAAGTTTTTGTACCCAATCCAGTCTTTTCCTGGTTTCGTTTTCTTTTTGCGCTTTTTTATCTTCCATTCTTTTTTTAATTGTGCCTGGTGTCGGTGCTAATATTCCCAGTGGATCTTTTTTACTGGCACTTAGAGTTTCTATTTCGGTATCAATTCTATTTTCCTCTTTTGTTTTAATATTATCAAGATAAAGAGCAATGCTATCATAATTTGTACCACTATCAAGATTATCAAGTAAAGATTTCAATTCATCAAATTCACGTTGTGTTTTTTGCATTACAATTTCAGCGACACCGGGAACTTTAAATTTTTCAGCCAGTTCACTAGTTCCCGGTTGCAAAGTTCTTGGTCTTGGGATTTCCCCCTTTTGCCGAGGTTTAGTCAATTCAAATGCATCATTTTGTAAATTAATATCCTGTAGTAGGGAGGTTAATTTATCTGTAAGTTCTTGGCGAATTTCAGTTTTTGTTGTTAATGGCAGTTCAGGAACAACACTTTCAATTTCTGGACTTATTGTTTCTGTAATTTGTGTTTCTTCTTCTGGTGGGGTGTCATGGTTACCAGTATTTGCTCTATTGAATCCAATTTCTCTCATAGTTTTTATATTAATAATATTATCTAGCTAGTTCAAACACAAATATTTCCCGCATTACTTTCTGGTCCGGGCGGGAATACAGATATCCACCCCGGGAGCTTGCGTCGGTGTACTTTTTTATTTGAAAACCCAGCTTGCTGATTTCTTCCAGGATCGGCAGATAATATTCTTTATTATCTTTCCTCATCACCGGGAAAATGATTACAATTTTTCCATCCTCTTTGATCAAGTTTCGAAAATTACGGAAGGATTCTATATAGAGTTTCGACAGTTCTTTGATATTTTCCTCGAGTTGCATTACTGATTCACTGCCCCGAAGCGGTGGTCCAAGGAAAGGTTCGGCTACAATCGCATCTATTTTGGTTTTTAATATTTTTGGCAATTCGCGTATGTCGCTTTGGAATACTTGGTAATTTTTTTCGGATAAATTTAATTCCGATGCAACCCATTTTAAATTATTAGTGGTATCGCTGATTGCTCTGGGGCTGATGTCGGAGCCGATTACTTTTTTTATGCCCAAAAGGAGAGCCTCTTGCAAAATTGTGCCCGATCCGCAGAAAGGATCCAGTAGTATCCCGTCCGGTTTAATTTGTGACAGGTTCACCATGATTCGGGCGACCTTCGGTGGGAGCATGCCGGAACGCGGGTCGGCGCTCGGCCGGCCGTAATCGAATTTGCCGAAAGATTTGTAATCCTGTACGGCGATGGTTTTACCGATCAATATTTTGTCTTTTTCAAAAAAGATACAGAGATCTGCTCCGCGCTCGATCAGTTTGTTTTCGCCGACGATTACCGAGGAAAGTGTCTTGTCTTTGGCCGTCACGAAGCGGGCATTATGACCTTTTCTTTTCAGCCCCATCTTGATCTGAATACCGTTCCTGGTTACGTCTTTTTCAAAAGAGTTGGAATATGTTCCACCGGTTTTATACAGACTGAAACCGAACGTTATTTTCTGGTCGGTCTGTGGGAGGTATTTGTCGATTAACCGGTCAACAGTCAAAGTTTTGAAAATTTGTTTATTCCCTTCTGCTTCGTCGATAATTTTTCCGATTTTGATTGTTCCGCCTAAGCGGTCCATCAAATCTTTCATCTGAAATCCGTCATCGCCGAATATTTTAAAATCCAAAAAAAGGACATCATCAATCTGGCCAGTGATCCTGTACTCACCGGGCAATGTCGGTAATATTGACTCGATCTCCGCCCGTGAAAGACGTGGGGAACGGCCAAGAATAAAGAAATATTTGTGCATATCTGTATTATAGGACACATGTTGTTAATGGCAAACCCCCATATGCTTGACCTTAGATCAAAATGCCTGTATACTGTTATCCATTGATTAAATTTTAATAATATTCCAGTATGTCCGATTCAATCGTCGTAAAAGGCGCGCGCGTTAATAATCTGAAGAATATCGATATTACCATTCCCCGCGATCAGCTGGTCGTAATAACGGGGCTTTCTGGTTCCGGTAAATCTTCTCTGGCCTTTGATACGATTTATGCTGAAGGACAACGTCGTTATGTCGAAAGTCTGTCCGCCTATGCCAGGCAGTTTTTGGGTTTAATGGATAAGCCTGACGTGGATCAGATCACCGGGCTTTCTCCTGCTATTTCCATCGATCAGAAAACAGCATCACACAATCCGAGATCAACGGTCGGAACGGTAACAGAAATTTATGATTACCTCCGTTTACTTTACGCTCGTGCCGGCGTTCCCCATTGTCCAAAGTGCGGTAGGCTTGTAGTGAAGCAGAATGTTGATCAGATTGTTGAACATGTCCTGGACCTGCCGGCAAACACCAAAATCATGATCATGGCGCCGGTAATCAAAGATAAAAAGGGTGAACATAAGAAAACTCTGGAAGAGATCAGGAAGGTGGGTTATGTCCGGGTGCGTTTGGACGGAGAGATTTACAGCATAGAAGAAGCGGAAGATTTGGATATTGATAAACAAAAAAAACATAACCTGGATGTGGTGGTGGACCGCCTAGAGATGAACGCTTCCTTAAAAAAAGACCGGGCCCGTATTTCCGAATCGGTGGAAACCGCTTTGGATCTGGGTAACGGTGTCCTTTTGATTTCATTTGCTGATGAGAAAAAAGAAGATCTGATTTTCAGCCAGTATTTCGCCTGTGAAAATTGCGGTATTAATCTTTCCGAAATTGAACCGCGCAATTTTTCATTCAACAGCCCGCATGGCGCGTGTCCGGCCTGTACCGGACTCGGAACCAAACTGGATGTGGACCAAAATCTGATCATCCCCAATAAAAAACTATCAATCGCCGAGGGTGCTATCCGGCCCTGGAGCAGAACGTCCTCCAGTCAGACCTGGATGCACAGAATTCTGGAAGCCGTTGCCCATGAAAATAATTTTTCCATCAATGTTCCGGTCAAAGACATGAAAAAAGAGCATATGGATATTGTTTTATACGGTACCGGCAATAAGGGTTATGATGTGAATAATGACTATGGCACCGGTAAGGTGAAAGAATTTTGGACAACCTATGAAGGTGTGATTCCGAATCTGGAGCGGAGGTACAAAGAAACGGAATCGGATTACATGCGCTCCGAGATAGAAAGATACATGCGTATTCACAAATGCCCGGTCTGCAATGGCAGGCGGTTGAAGTTGGAAGCACTGTCTGTTATAGTCAGCGGAAAGTCGATTGCCCAGATAGTGGAAATGACAATTGACCAGGCGAGTGAATTTTTCAAAAAACTCAGTACTAAAGGCAAAGCCAATGATCCGGAAGCGCTTACCGAAAGACAGCAGAAAATTGCCAAACAGATTTTGAAGGAGGTCAGGGCCAGAATTCAATTCTTACAGAATGTCGGATTAGACTATTTGACACTGGACCGTTCGGCATCTTCGCTTTCCGGCGGAGAAGCTCAGCGCATCCGGCTGGCTACGCAAATCGGATCTTCACTGGTCGGTGTGGTTTATATATTGGATGAGCCGTCCATCGGATTGCATCAGCGTGATAATAATCGTTTGATTGAAACACTCAAAGAACTGCGTGATCTGGGTAATACGGTTTTGGTTGTAGAGCACGATAAAGACACGATCATGGCCGCTGACAATGTTATTGATATCGGACCGGGAGCGGGCGAGCACGGCGGAGAAGTAGTCGCACAGGGAACGGCGGAATTTGTCGCAAAATGCAAAAAGTCGTTGACCGGACAATATTTGTCTGGAGCAAAAGAAATTCCTTCTCCTAAGAAATACAGAAAAGGCAACGGTAAGAGTCTGGAGATTATTGGTGCCAGTGAATTTAACCTAAAGAATATTAATGTTTCTATTCCGCTCGGAAAATTTGTTTCCATTACCGGTGTTTCTGGATCGGGCAAATCCACTCTGATGACGGAAATTCTGGCGAAATCTCTTTCACACTATTTTTACCAGTCAAAGGATCTACCAGGCAAACACGAAGAGATCAAAGGAATTGAAAATCTGGATAAAATGATTAATATTGACCAGTCACCAATCGGACGAACGCCGAGATCTAATCCTGCAACATACACCGGAGTCTTTACTTATATCCGTGACTTGTTTACCAAGACTGCTGAAGCAAAGATCAGAGGTTACAAAGCCGGCAGGTTCAGTTTTAATGTTAAGGGTGGCCGCTGCGAAGCATGTCAGGGCGACGGCGTAAAAAGAATTGAAATGCATTTTCTGCCGGACGTATTTGTTGAATGCGAGGAGTGCCACGGCAAAAGGTATAACCAACAAGCATTGGAGATTCATTATAAAGGTAAAAATATTGCGGACATTCTTGGGATGACGGTGGAGGAGTCTTCAAAGTTTTTCAATAACATACCGGCGATCAAACAAAAAATTCAGACTCTGGAAGACGTCGGACTGGGATACATGAAGCTTGGTCAGAATGCCACGACACTTTCCGGCGGTGAGGCACAGCGCGTCAAACTTGCTACTGAACTTTCACGCCGATCGACCGGCAAAACTCTTTATATTCTGGATGAACCGACAACTGGCCTGCATTTTGAAGACGTAAAACTGTTACTCAGCGTTTTGAATCAGCTGGTAGATAAAGGCAATACGGTACTGATTATTGAACATAATGTGGATGTGATCAAATCTACGGACTGGATAATTGACCTCGGTCCGGAAGGCGGAGACAGGGGTGGTGAAGTGATTGCCGTCGGAACGCCTATGGATGTATCAAAGGTAAAAGCATCATATACCGGACTGTACCTGAAACAGGAATTGAAATAAATCATATCAAGGCCCGCCTCAATAATATGTCCATTCATATGAAGCGGGCTTTTTGATTGAGTTTTAGTAACCGTCGGGCTATAATCAACATATGCAGCAAAACAACTACACAGAACTGGAAAAGGCGATTATTGCAACTTTTTGTTACTTTGACTCCTTTGATTATCCGCTGACACTGATGGAAATAGAGAAGTGGTTATTTACCGAAGGCGGTGGCAAAAAATATGGTTTGGCGGATATTCTGGGAGTAATAGAGCAAAGTCCGGTCATCTCGAAAAAAATTGAATCCAGAAAAGGATTTTACTTTCTAAAAGGAAGAGAAAGCATCGTGGAAATCAGAAAACAGAGATACCGAATGGCGGAAGGAAAGATGAAAAGGGCGGTGCGGGTGGCGAAAGTATTGCGTTATATTCCTTTTGTAAATAT contains:
- a CDS encoding methyltransferase domain-containing protein, whose product is MHKYFFILGRSPRLSRAEIESILPTLPGEYRITGQIDDVLFLDFKIFGDDGFQMKDLMDRLGGTIKIGKIIDEAEGNKQIFKTLTVDRLIDKYLPQTDQKITFGFSLYKTGGTYSNSFEKDVTRNGIQIKMGLKRKGHNARFVTAKDKTLSSVIVGENKLIERGADLCIFFEKDKILIGKTIAVQDYKSFGKFDYGRPSADPRSGMLPPKVARIMVNLSQIKPDGILLDPFCGSGTILQEALLLGIKKVIGSDISPRAISDTTNNLKWVASELNLSEKNYQVFQSDIRELPKILKTKIDAIVAEPFLGPPLRGSESVMQLEENIKELSKLYIESFRNFRNLIKEDGKIVIIFPVMRKDNKEYYLPILEEISKLGFQIKKYTDASSRGGYLYSRPDQKVMREIFVFELAR
- the uvrA gene encoding excinuclease ABC subunit UvrA; protein product: MSDSIVVKGARVNNLKNIDITIPRDQLVVITGLSGSGKSSLAFDTIYAEGQRRYVESLSAYARQFLGLMDKPDVDQITGLSPAISIDQKTASHNPRSTVGTVTEIYDYLRLLYARAGVPHCPKCGRLVVKQNVDQIVEHVLDLPANTKIMIMAPVIKDKKGEHKKTLEEIRKVGYVRVRLDGEIYSIEEAEDLDIDKQKKHNLDVVVDRLEMNASLKKDRARISESVETALDLGNGVLLISFADEKKEDLIFSQYFACENCGINLSEIEPRNFSFNSPHGACPACTGLGTKLDVDQNLIIPNKKLSIAEGAIRPWSRTSSSQTWMHRILEAVAHENNFSINVPVKDMKKEHMDIVLYGTGNKGYDVNNDYGTGKVKEFWTTYEGVIPNLERRYKETESDYMRSEIERYMRIHKCPVCNGRRLKLEALSVIVSGKSIAQIVEMTIDQASEFFKKLSTKGKANDPEALTERQQKIAKQILKEVRARIQFLQNVGLDYLTLDRSASSLSGGEAQRIRLATQIGSSLVGVVYILDEPSIGLHQRDNNRLIETLKELRDLGNTVLVVEHDKDTIMAADNVIDIGPGAGEHGGEVVAQGTAEFVAKCKKSLTGQYLSGAKEIPSPKKYRKGNGKSLEIIGASEFNLKNINVSIPLGKFVSITGVSGSGKSTLMTEILAKSLSHYFYQSKDLPGKHEEIKGIENLDKMINIDQSPIGRTPRSNPATYTGVFTYIRDLFTKTAEAKIRGYKAGRFSFNVKGGRCEACQGDGVKRIEMHFLPDVFVECEECHGKRYNQQALEIHYKGKNIADILGMTVEESSKFFNNIPAIKQKIQTLEDVGLGYMKLGQNATTLSGGEAQRVKLATELSRRSTGKTLYILDEPTTGLHFEDVKLLLSVLNQLVDKGNTVLIIEHNVDVIKSTDWIIDLGPEGGDRGGEVIAVGTPMDVSKVKASYTGLYLKQELK